The stretch of DNA GGAAGGTACCGTGGCCAGCAGCTCCGCCCTTATAACCACCGGCGCCCTGGCTTTCTTCACCATCATCTTTGGAGTGCGCTCCGTGGAGGCCACAGAGCGCCACGAGGGTATGGTGCTGGCCGTAGCCCTGGAAAGCCTGGTGAAGCTGGTGGCTTTTCTGGCGGCGGGTCTGTTCGTGACGTTTGGCTTGTTCAAAGGGTTCGGCGACGTATTTGAGAAGGCGGCGGCAGTACCTGATCTGAGCCGCTTATTTACCCTGAAAGGGGCGGGCACCAGCGGTACGCAGTGGTTTACGCTGCTGGTGCTGAGCATGTCGGCCATTCTGCTGCTGCCCCGGCAGTTTCAGGTTTCGGTGGTGGAGAACGTGAACGAGAACCACCTGCGCAAAGCCATGTGGCTGTTTCCGCTCTACCTCATTATCATTAACCTGTTTGTGCTGCCCCTGGCGTTCGGCGGCCGCCTGCTGGCGGGCCAGTCCATTGACGCCGATACGTTTGTACTGGCGCTGCCCCTGCAGGCGGGTCACCCGTGGCTAGCCCTACTGATTTACCTCGGGGGGTTGTCGGCGGCCAGCAGCATGATCATCGTGGAAACCATTGCCCTGAGCGTGATGATGAGCAACCACCTGCTAATGCCGCTGCTGGTGCGCCTGCCACCCGCCCGCGCCGAAAGCCCCAGCTGGTTTGCCTATCTGGGCCAGGTGGCCCTGCATAGTCGGCGGTTGGCCGTGGTAGCGGTGCTGCTCCTGGCCTACGGTTATTACGCGGCGGTAGGCCATCTGCTGCCCCTCGTAAACATTGGGCTGGTGTCGTTTGCGGCCGTGGCGCAGTTTGTGCCGGTGGTGCTAGGCGGACTTTACTGGAAGGGGGGCACCCGGCAAGGCGCTACGGCGGGCATTCTGGCTGGCTTCGTGGTGTGGTTCTTTACGCTGGTAGTGCCCACCATGGTGGGGCCTGATCTGCTGCCGTCTTCAATTCTGGAGCAAGGGTTGGGCGGCTGGAGTGGCTTACGCCCCTTTGCGCTGTTTGGCTTAACTGGCCTAGACTACCTCTCGCACGGGCTATTCTGGAGCTGGTTTTTCAACGTAGGCCTCTACGTGGGCGTCTCGTTGCTGCGGATGCCCTCGGCGCTGGAGCAGCGGCTGGCCGAGGAGTTTGTGGGGGTGTTTCATTACCGCACCGGCTTTGAGGGGCCCGCCGGGTGGCAGGCCGGCACCCCGCTCCCCGATGTGCGGGCCCTGCTTACGGGGTTCCTAGGTAAAAAACGGACCTCCCAGGCCCTGCACGCCTTTGCTGAGCGTTTCCCCGAAGCCCATGTTACCTCCGAGAACGTAGCCCCACCCCAGGCCGACCCCCGCTTACTGGCCTACGCCGAAAAGCTGCTGGCAGGCAGCATCGGCCCGGCCTCAGCCCGCCTGCTGCTCTCGTCATCGGTGGGGGTGGAGGATATCAGCTTTGATAACGTAGTGGGCATCTTGCGCGAAAGCCAGCAGCTGCTGGAAGCCAACCGCCAGCTCCAGAAGCAGCAGCGCCAATTGCAGCGGCTTACAGGCCAGTTACAGGAGGCCTATAACCAATTGCAGGAGCTTGATCAGCATAAAGATGAGTTTCTCTACACCGTTACGCATGAGCTGCGCACCCCGCTTACCAGCATTCGGGCCCTCTCCGAAATCCTGACCGACAGCCCCGAGATGGAGGAAGAAGAGCGCCACCGCTTTCTGCTCACTATCACGAAAGAATCGGAGCGGTTGAGCCGGTTGATTACGCTGGTGCTTGATCTGGAGAAGTATGAGTCGGGGATGGCAACGCTGGAAAAGAGCCTGGTAGACGTGCCCGAGGTGCTGCATGATGCCCTGGAATCGGTGGGCCAGCTCCTGCGCGACAAGCAGATTCAGCTGGATGTGGTGGTGCCCCCGGGCCTACCGCTGCTGTCCGGCGACCGAGACCGGCTCATGCAGGTGCTGGTGAATTTGCTTTCTAACGCCGTGAAATCGTGCCGGGCCGATGGTAGTGGCCGCATTAGCGTGGTGGCCGAGGCTTCCGCAGATACGCTCCGCATACGGGTGGAGGACAACGGTAAGGGCATCGACCCGGAGTTTCATCAGCTCATCTTCGACAAGTTCTTCCAGGCCCGCAACCAGACCATGCGCAAGCCCGAAGGCTCAGGCCTGGGTCTGGCCATCACCAAGAAAATAGTAGAGCTGCACGCCGGCCGCATCTGGGTAGAAAGCCAGCCCGAGCAAGGCGCACGCTTCTCCTTTGAATTACCCATTGCAGCCAGCGAGACAAGCTGAATCACCTCGGCCCCTGCGCCTGAAAGCACGGCGCCCGCTGCGGACTGAAAAATGCCAGATCCTCTCTCGAAAACAACCATTCGTCATGCCTACGACTCCCCACATCCTTATTGTCGATGACGAGCCCAACATTGTCATGTCGCTTGAATTTCTCATGCGCAAGAACGGCTACCGCGTAAGTATTGCCCGCAATGGTACTGAGGCACTTGACGCCCTCAAGCAAAGCCCATTTGAGGTGGTGCTGCTTGATGTGATGATGCCTGATGTGGATGGGTATGAGGTGTGCCGCCAGCTGCGCCAGCTGCCTGAGCAGCGCCATGCCCGGGTCATTTTTCTGTCGGCTAAAAGCAAGGAGGCCGATATTCAGAAGGGGTACGAAGCTGGAGCCGACCTCTACATTCCTAAACCGTTCAGCACTCGCCAGCTCATGACTACTATCAAAGAACTCATCGGCACGAACGTCTGAACCCACATTATCAC from Hymenobacter taeanensis encodes:
- a CDS encoding sensor histidine kinase; the protein is MNTLLVICFSFGYLALLFGVAYAAERRSAARRSLVSNPYVYALSMAVYCTAWTYYGSVGRAAYFGLEFVGIYLGPTLMAPVAWLVLRKIIRICHVQRLTSIADFISARYGKSASLGALVTVVCVLGVVPYISLQIKAIAASFDILTRGGQTSILAEGTVASSSALITTGALAFFTIIFGVRSVEATERHEGMVLAVALESLVKLVAFLAAGLFVTFGLFKGFGDVFEKAAAVPDLSRLFTLKGAGTSGTQWFTLLVLSMSAILLLPRQFQVSVVENVNENHLRKAMWLFPLYLIIINLFVLPLAFGGRLLAGQSIDADTFVLALPLQAGHPWLALLIYLGGLSAASSMIIVETIALSVMMSNHLLMPLLVRLPPARAESPSWFAYLGQVALHSRRLAVVAVLLLAYGYYAAVGHLLPLVNIGLVSFAAVAQFVPVVLGGLYWKGGTRQGATAGILAGFVVWFFTLVVPTMVGPDLLPSSILEQGLGGWSGLRPFALFGLTGLDYLSHGLFWSWFFNVGLYVGVSLLRMPSALEQRLAEEFVGVFHYRTGFEGPAGWQAGTPLPDVRALLTGFLGKKRTSQALHAFAERFPEAHVTSENVAPPQADPRLLAYAEKLLAGSIGPASARLLLSSSVGVEDISFDNVVGILRESQQLLEANRQLQKQQRQLQRLTGQLQEAYNQLQELDQHKDEFLYTVTHELRTPLTSIRALSEILTDSPEMEEEERHRFLLTITKESERLSRLITLVLDLEKYESGMATLEKSLVDVPEVLHDALESVGQLLRDKQIQLDVVVPPGLPLLSGDRDRLMQVLVNLLSNAVKSCRADGSGRISVVAEASADTLRIRVEDNGKGIDPEFHQLIFDKFFQARNQTMRKPEGSGLGLAITKKIVELHAGRIWVESQPEQGARFSFELPIAASETS
- a CDS encoding response regulator transcription factor, with amino-acid sequence MPTTPHILIVDDEPNIVMSLEFLMRKNGYRVSIARNGTEALDALKQSPFEVVLLDVMMPDVDGYEVCRQLRQLPEQRHARVIFLSAKSKEADIQKGYEAGADLYIPKPFSTRQLMTTIKELIGTNV